One Bacteriovorax sp. PP10 DNA window includes the following coding sequences:
- a CDS encoding TIGR02147 family protein, with translation MKNFKTFEGYLNSILEARQARNPAYTMSAFARQLNIPASRFSEILKGKIGISVKRAIEIAEVLQLNEKDKGFFINLVQAEHDRSPAQREKSQNQITDFFDKYTEIECSKISNWYHLALIELIAIQHNLSTEELAQRLGLSLEITEDSINELLEMKVISATPHSNGFFISDANRESAMDIPTESVKQLNEQILKKAALELRAQDVSNRDFSIAVFGLNKEQLSKAKERIKHFRRDLMKEFESFPNKDAVYCLSTQFFEMTATQVKNEELAISENKTF, from the coding sequence ATGAAAAATTTTAAAACTTTTGAAGGTTATCTTAATAGTATTCTTGAGGCCCGCCAGGCAAGAAACCCTGCTTACACAATGAGTGCTTTTGCCCGTCAACTCAATATTCCTGCTTCAAGGTTTTCTGAAATCTTAAAAGGAAAAATTGGTATTTCTGTTAAGCGGGCCATTGAGATCGCAGAAGTTTTACAATTAAATGAAAAGGATAAGGGCTTTTTTATTAACTTAGTTCAGGCCGAACACGACAGAAGCCCGGCCCAAAGAGAGAAATCACAAAATCAAATCACAGACTTTTTTGATAAATACACTGAAATTGAATGTAGTAAAATTTCTAACTGGTACCACCTGGCCTTAATTGAACTCATTGCAATCCAACATAATCTTTCTACTGAAGAGCTTGCTCAAAGATTAGGCCTTTCATTAGAAATTACCGAGGATTCGATTAATGAACTGCTTGAAATGAAAGTTATTAGTGCGACTCCTCATTCTAACGGTTTTTTTATCAGTGACGCTAATCGTGAGTCGGCCATGGATATTCCGACAGAAAGTGTAAAGCAGCTCAACGAACAAATTCTCAAGAAGGCCGCGCTTGAACTACGCGCTCAGGATGTCTCAAACCGCGATTTTTCAATTGCTGTTTTTGGGCTTAACAAAGAGCAGTTGAGTAAGGCCAAAGAGAGAATTAAGCACTTCAGAAGAGATTTAATGAAGGAGTTTGAAAGCTTTCCAAATAAAGATGCTGTGTATTGCCTGAGCACGCAGTTTTTTGAAATGACGGCGACTCAAGTAAAAAATGAGGAGTTAGCTATTTCGGAAAACAAAACCTTTTAA
- a CDS encoding signal peptidase II gives MNSLKLLHLKDRAKNELLYAFLPFIFVWGLDRLSKNWAETLQDSFSVTFLKFDLVYNHGIMMGWLSHLPDHVKTTILATMGAVILSFYILILAVAPIHSKWLRMGLSLLAGGIVGNVTDRLIGFAVVDFFSFHFISRMSPFYNLADLFQWLGYAFIAYGIYQDSVHWWPTQDFRNKILIKPGLQLRSGLLLGMMNFMVGVVFIVFGFAFFKEDSNSSLISYYFICGFIILLFLALTGFITGVILSHRVAGPIYALEKYLNESLDGTTRDFKLRKNDEFKELEEICTKLNSKINKTK, from the coding sequence ATGAATTCATTAAAGTTATTACATCTAAAAGACCGTGCTAAAAATGAGCTTTTATACGCCTTCCTACCCTTTATCTTTGTCTGGGGTCTGGATCGTCTCTCTAAGAATTGGGCCGAAACACTCCAGGATTCGTTCTCGGTTACTTTTTTAAAATTCGATTTAGTTTATAACCACGGTATCATGATGGGATGGCTTTCTCACCTTCCAGACCATGTGAAAACCACCATCCTCGCAACCATGGGGGCGGTGATTTTGAGTTTTTATATCTTAATCCTTGCCGTTGCTCCAATACATTCAAAATGGCTACGTATGGGTCTATCCCTACTAGCTGGAGGAATTGTCGGCAATGTCACTGATCGCCTGATCGGTTTTGCTGTCGTCGATTTTTTTAGTTTTCATTTCATTAGTAGAATGTCTCCCTTTTATAATCTTGCCGATTTATTTCAATGGTTGGGATACGCCTTCATTGCCTATGGAATCTATCAAGACTCTGTCCACTGGTGGCCGACGCAGGATTTTAGGAATAAAATTTTAATCAAACCAGGCCTTCAGCTACGCTCAGGACTTCTTCTGGGAATGATGAATTTCATGGTGGGAGTTGTTTTCATTGTTTTTGGTTTTGCTTTTTTCAAAGAAGATTCTAATAGCTCCCTCATCTCTTACTACTTTATTTGTGGTTTTATCATATTACTCTTTTTAGCACTTACTGGTTTTATCACAGGAGTCATTCTCTCTCACAGAGTCGCTGGCCCAATATATGCTTTAGAAAAATACCTCAACGAGAGTCTTGATGGTACGACCCGAGATTTTAAACTTAGAAAGAATGATGAATTTAAGGAATTAGAAGAGATTTGTACGAAGCTTAATTCTAAGATTAATAAAACGAAATGA